In Mercurialis annua linkage group LG5, ddMerAnnu1.2, whole genome shotgun sequence, a single genomic region encodes these proteins:
- the LOC126681171 gene encoding protein NRT1/ PTR FAMILY 8.3-like — MGSVAEEQTALLEDGVSDESRSNELYTGDGSVDLKGNPVLKQKTGTWKACPFILGTECCERLAYYGISTNLVTYLTHKLHEGNVAAARNVTTWAGTCYITPLIGAVLADAYWGRYWTIAAFSTIYLIGMCTLTLSASVPALMPAECVGSMCPSAAPAQYAVFFFGLYLIALGTGGIKPCVSSFGADQFDDTDPKERVKKGSFFNWFYFSINIGALISSSLLVYIQDNAGWGLGFGIPALFMGIAIISFLSGTPLYRFQKPGGSPITRMCQVMVASFHKRNLEVPIDSSLLYETQDSAIEGSRKLEHSNELECLDKAAVISEAESKTGSFSDPWRLCTVTQVEELKILVRMFPIWATGIVFSAVYAQMSTMFVEQGMLMDTKIGSFIIPPASLSSFDVISVICWVPIYDAVIVPIARKFTGKERGFSELQRMGIGLFISVLCMFAAALVEIKRLQLAKELGLVDSGAAVPLSIFWQIPQYMLIGAAEVFTFIGQLEFFYEQSPDAMRSLCSALSLLTTSLGNYLSSFILTMVTYFTTTGGKAGWIPDNLNKGHLDYFFWLIAGLSVANMFIYIVCAKKYKKKAAS; from the exons ATGGGTTCGGTGGCGGAGGAGCAAACTGCACTTTTGGAAGATGGAGTCTCCGATGAG AGTAGAAGCAATGAACTCTATACAGGAGATGGCTCAGTTGACCTCAAAGGCAATCCTGTTCTTAAGCAGAAGACTGGAACTTGGAAAGCTTGTCCTTTTATTTTGG GTACTGAAtgttgtgaacgtttggcttattatGGGATTTCCACAAATCTTGTTACTTATCTTACCCATAAGCTGCATGAAGGCAATGTAGCTGCCGCAAGAAATGTTACAACCTGGGCAGGTACTTGCTACATCACACCACTGATTGGAGCCGTCCTGGCAGATGCTTATTGGGGAAGATATTGGACAATAGCTGCCTTCTCCACAATCTACCTCATT GGAATGTGTACATTGACACTCTCAGCATCAGTTCCTGCATTAATGCCAGCTGAATGTGTGGGTTCTATGTGTCCTTCGGCTGCTCCAGCTCAGTATGCAGTTTTCTTCTTTGGGCTCTATCTGATTGCACTTGGGACTGGTGGCATCAAGCCATGTGTTTCTTCCTTCGGGGCTGACCAGTTTGATGACACCGATCCTAAGGAAAGGGTGAAAAAGGGTTCTTTCTTCAACTGgttttatttttctatcaaTATTGGTGCTCTTATATCAAGTAGTTTACTGGTATATATTCAAGATAATGCAGGGTGGGGCCTGGGATTTGGAATTCCTGCATTATTTATGGGAATTGCTATTATAAGTTTTTTATCCGGCACACCCTTGTATAGATTTCAGAAACCAGGTGGGAGTCCTATTACTAGGATGTGCCAGGTTATGGTTGCGTCATTTCATAAGCGGAATCTGGAGGTCCCTATAGATAGTAGTCTCCTATATGAAACACAAGATTCTGCTATTGAAGGTAGCAGAAAATTGGAGCACAGCAATGAACTGga GTGCCTTGATAAAGCTGCTGTAATTTCAGAAGCTGAGTCCAAAACTGGGTCTTTCTCCGATCCATGGAGGCTTTGCACCGTAACACAAGTGGAGGAACTGAAGATTTTGGTTCGTATGTTTCCAATCTGGGCGACAGGAATTGTGTTTTCGGCTGTCTATGCTCAAATGTCCACAATGTTTGTGGAACAAGGAATGCTAATGGACACAAAAATTGGCTCTTTCATCATTCCTCCTGCCTCCTTGTCATCATTTGATGTTATCAGTGTTATTTGCTGGGTGCCAATCTACGACGCGGTCATTGTCCCAATCGCAAGGAAGTTTACGGGAAAAGAGAGGGGCTTCTCGGAGCTGCAAAGGATGGGGATTGGCCTCTTTATTTCAGTGCTGTGCATGTTTGCTGCTGCTTTGGTAGAGATTAAACGCTTACAGCTTGCCAAAGAGCTCGGGTTGGTTGATTCTGGTGCTGCTGTGCCTCTCAGCATCTTTTGGCAAATTCCTCAGTATATGTTAATTGGTGCTGCAGAAGTGTTCACGTTCATCGGTcaacttgaatttttttacgAGCAGTCTCCCGATGCTATGCGAAGTTTATGCAGCGCATTGTCACTTCTGACAACATCTTTGGGCAATTATCTTAGCTCATTTATTCTAACTATGGTAACGTACTTCACAACCACAGGGGGGAAAGCAGGATGGATTCCGGATAACTTGAACAAGGGCCATCTAGATTATTTCTTCTGGCTCATAGCTGGACTCAGCGTTGCGAACATGTTCATCTACATTGTTTGCGCCAAGAAATACAAAAAGAAGGCGGCCTCCTAA